Proteins from one Plasmodium yoelii strain 17X genome assembly, chromosome: 2 genomic window:
- a CDS encoding fam-c protein, producing MNKRIFSLVCIALYALLAVSVHCSEQKVSDVGNKSDKKNDIEYKRETQLKNINPKYDSDDREFNCFGICKKNKQNKQIKTIIRDVPLTFPHNQIVVIYSSNESLPTVKIRIGTVESEFIPKDQKHLEDILKLQKTFEELYSNNNGYFPMGSLWREGIKPEFIPKKQENLKEVPQLKETSEKLYSNNDKSTSKEIFQMQQNMQNICENNPNLFKILLESKEPIEKYLLKKKTSK from the exons atgaataaaagGATATTTAGTTTAGTTTGTATTGCCTTGTATGCCCTTTTGGCTGTGTCAGTACATTGCTCCGAACAGAAA GTATCTGATGTAGGAAACAAAAGTGACAAAAAAAACGATATAGAATATAAACGTGAAACACAATTAAAGAATATCAATCCTAAATATGATTCAGATGATAGAGAATTTAATTGTTTTggtatatgtaaaaaaaacaaacaaaataaacaaataaaaactataattaGGGATGTACCCTTAACTTTTCCACATAATCAAATAGTTGTAATATATTCAAGTAATGAATCTCTTCCTACGGTAAAAATTCGAATTGGAACAGTTGAGAGTGAGTTTATTCCAAAAGATCAAAAACATTTAGaggatatattaaaattacaaaaaacaTTCGAAGAACTATATTCAAATAACAATGGATATTTTCCTATGGGATCATTGTGGAGGGAAGGAATTAAGCCTGAGTTTATTCCAAAAAAACAAGAAAATTTAAAGGAGGTACCACAATTAAAAGAAACATCCGAAAAACTATATTCAAATAACGATAAATCTACTTCTAAGGAAATATTTCAGATGCAACAAAATATGCAAAACATTTGTGAAAACAATCCAAACCTTTTTAAGATTTTATTAGAATCTAAAGAACCAATAGAAAAATaccttttaaaaaaaaaaacaagtaAATAA
- a CDS encoding PIR protein, with translation MNEYMWGKFVYVRTNFTYDQNARDYRFTTNQHFKEYCNNQICGSDLDKINAACLYLFDELFGTSDAFNVNSKNNINIVEYIIIWLSYILSLKSHEGITNLNDFYNQYIKDGAKYNKKINGIIAYNSYKDLINKKQNLMSIGIKDMSKFYHAFNALCNMYNIFDKTKPDCNSYLEKAKKFVEQYDKLNEDYNNGKESPYNQLLSTLSNDYNRFKKEYDSVKCNNFPSLPTYPRRLIIKNTLISIGFIFVAVSIFLGIVYKYSLFGFRKRFQKQKLREKLKNIKKKMNRSYMIQRE, from the exons ATGAATGAATATAtg tgGGGAAAGTTCGTATATGTAAGAACGAATTTTACATATGATCAGAATGCTAGGGATTATAGATTTACAACTAATCAGCATTTCAAAGAATATTGTAATAATCAAATATGTGGTAGTGatctcgataaaattaatgctgcgtgtttatatttgtttgatgAACTCTTTGGAACTTCTGACGCGTTTAATgttaattcaaaaaataatatcaatattgttgagtacattataatatggttaagttatatattAAGCCTAAAATCACATGAGGGAATCACCAAtctaaatgatttttataatcaaTATATAAAGGATGGTGCGAAGTAtaataagaaaataaatgGTATTATTGCTTATAATAgttataaggatcttataaataaaaaacaaaatttgaTGAGTATTGGTATTAAAgatatgtctaaattttatcatGCATTTAATGCATTATGTAATATGTATAACATATTTGATAAAACAAAACCAGATTGCAACAGCTATTTAGAAAAAGCTAAAAAGTTTGTTGAACAATATGATAAACTTAATGAAgattataataatggtaAAGAAAGCCCCTATAATCAATTATTatctacattatcaaatgattataataggTTTAAAAAGGAATATGATAGCGTTAAATGCAATAATTTTCCATCCCTTCCAACATATCCACGaagattaataataaaaaacacaCTAATTTCAATTggatttatatttgttgcagtgtcaattttcttgggaattgtatataag tattcgttatttggatttcggaaacgatttcaaaaacaaaaattaagagaaaagctaaaaaatataaagaagaaaatgaatcgtTCATATATGATTCAAAGAGAgtga
- a CDS encoding fam-a protein: MNKFYIQIVFFLLIIFLYVNNKALATEVAPRKDTKPKSKKYTKPKSKKDTKSKSKKSYPANDNTEEIYEKNKHMLYPDIIETLNARNFMGNALIQLEHHATSKARYKLFCRNYAYHMLFYKKKFRGHTKIEKVEYVVFDLNKYNEIINELWDPDSDNFFYVGSVKRKIVRVYNPNLVMIQQRSKKWPWSRQKYFYALAAKYKISENKTIIVMASGNIIDHNSKNTKFFQNTIIDNPNLFKADIDSEDDIRNGKLKKMFVNLNGYIVEKEKDYIYITYIESIRSIHILII, translated from the exons atgaataaattttatattcaaattgttttttttcttttaatcaTATTCTTATATGTGAATAATAAAGCTCTTGCAACTGAGGTTGCTCCAAGAAAAGATACAAAACccaaatcaaaaaaatatacaaaacctaaatcaaaaaaagatacaaaatccaaatcaaaaaaatcgTATCCTGC cAATGATAATACagaagaaatatatgaaaaaaacaagcACATGTTATATCCCGATATCATAGAAACTTTAAATGCGCGGAATTTTATGGGAAATGCTTTAATACAATTAGAACATCATGCCACTAGTAAAGCTcgttataaattattttgtagAAATTATGCTTACCATAtgcttttttataaaaaaaaatttcgaGGTCATacaaaaattgaaaaagtTGAATATGTAGTTTTTGATTTGAATAAG tataatgaaataataaacgAGTTATGGGATCCAGATAgtgacaattttttttatgtaggCTCGGTTAAaa gAAAAATTGTCCGTGTGTACAATCCAAATTTAGTAATGATACAACAACGTTCCAAAAAATGGCCGTGGTCTCGtcagaaatatttttatgctttaGCTGCAAAATATAAA ataTCAGAAAACAAAACTATAATTGTCATGGCTTCAGGAAATATAATTGATCACAACAGTAAAAATACGAAATTCTTTCAAAACACAATAATAGACAATCCAAATTTATTCAAAGCTGACATCGATTCTGAAGATGATATTAGaaatggaaaattaaaaaaaatgtttgttAACTTAAATGGATACATTGttgaaaaagaaaaggactatatttatatcaccTATATCGAATCTATAAGaagtatacatattttaataatataa